A single Lynx canadensis isolate LIC74 chromosome D2, mLynCan4.pri.v2, whole genome shotgun sequence DNA region contains:
- the OAT gene encoding ornithine aminotransferase, mitochondrial isoform X1, translating to MFSKLAHLQTISVLRRGVHSSVASATSVATKKTIQGPPSSDYIFERESKYGAHNYHPLPVALERGKGIYVWDVEGRKYFDFLSAYSAVNQGHCHPKIVNALKSQADKLTLTSRAFYNNVLGEYEEYVTKLFNYHKVLPMNTGVEAGETACKLARRWGYTVKGIPKYKAKVVFAAGNFWGRTLSAISSSTDPTSYEGFGPFMPGFEIIPYNDLPALERVLQDPNVAAFMVEPIQGEAGVVVPDPGYVMGVRELCTRHQVLFIADEIQTGLARTGRWLAVDHDNVRPDVVLLGKALSGGLYPVSAVLCDDEVMLTIKPGEHGSTYGGNPLGCRVAIAALEVLEEENLAENAEKMGIILRNELMKLPSDIVTAVRGKGLLNAIVIRETKDCDAWKVCLRLRDNGLLAKPTHGDIIRFAPPLVIKEDEIQESVEIINKTILSF from the exons ATGTTTTCCAAACTAGCTCATTTGCAGACGATTTCTGTGCTTCGTCGCGGAGTTCATTCCTCAGTGGCTTCTGCTACGTCTGTTGCGACTAAAAAGACAATCCAGGGCCCTCCATCTTCTGATTACATTTTTGAGCGAGAATCTAAATATGGTGCACACAACTACCATCCTTTACCTGTAGCCCTGGAGAGAGGAAAAG gtatttaCGTATGGGATGTAGaaggcagaaaatattttgacttcCTGAGTGCTTACAGTGCTGTCAACCAAGGGCATTGCCATCCAAAGATTGTGAATGCCCTGAAAAGCCAAGCAGACAAACTGACCTTAACATCTAGGGCTTTCTATAATAACGTACTTGGTGAATACGAAGAGTATGTTACGAAACTTTTCAACTACCACAAAGTTCTTCCTATGAAtacag GAGTGGAGGCTGGAGAGACTGCTTGCAAACTTGCTCGTAGATGGGGCTATACTGTTAAGGGTATTCCAAAATACAAGGCAAAGGTGGTTTTTGCAG cTGGAAACTTTTGGGGCAGAACACTGTCTGCTATCTCCAGTTCCACAGACCCAACCAGTTACGAAGGTTTTGGACCATTTATGCCAGGGTTTGAAATCATTCCGTATAATGATCTGCCTGCTCTTGAG CGTGTTCTTCAGGATCCAAACGTTGCCGCGTTCATGGTAGAACCAATTCAGGGTGAGGCGGGCGTCGTGGTTCCCGATCCCGGCTACGTGATGGGCGTGCGAGAGCTCTGCACCCGCCACCAG GTTCTGTTTATTGCTGATGAGATACAGACAGGATTGGCCAGAACTGGTAGGTGGCTGGCTGTCGATCATGACAATGTCAGACCTGATGTCGTCCTTCTTGGAAAGGCACTTTCCGGCGGCTTATACCCT gtgtCGGCGGTGTTGTGTGACGACGAGGTGATGCTGACCATTAAACCGGGGGAGCACGGGTCAACCTACGGTGGCAATCCACTAGGCTGCCGCGTGGCCATCGCGGCCCTGGAG gttttggaagaagaaaaccttgctgaaaatgcagaaaaaatggGTATCATCTTGAGGAATGAGCTCATGAAGCTGCCGTCTGATATTGTAACTGCTGTCAGGGGAAAAGGATTATTAAATGCTATTGTTATTCGAGAAACCAAAG ATTGTGATGCTTGGAAAGTGTGTCTGCGACTTCGAGATAATGGACTTCTGGCCAAGCCAACCCACGGCGACATCATCAGGTTTGCACCCCCGCTTGTGATCAAGGAGGATGAAATTCAGGAGTCCGTGGAAATCATTAACAAGACCATCCTGTCTTTCTGA
- the OAT gene encoding ornithine aminotransferase, mitochondrial isoform X2, giving the protein MPGFEIIPYNDLPALERVLQDPNVAAFMVEPIQGEAGVVVPDPGYVMGVRELCTRHQVLFIADEIQTGLARTGRWLAVDHDNVRPDVVLLGKALSGGLYPVSAVLCDDEVMLTIKPGEHGSTYGGNPLGCRVAIAALEVLEEENLAENAEKMGIILRNELMKLPSDIVTAVRGKGLLNAIVIRETKDCDAWKVCLRLRDNGLLAKPTHGDIIRFAPPLVIKEDEIQESVEIINKTILSF; this is encoded by the exons ATGCCAGGGTTTGAAATCATTCCGTATAATGATCTGCCTGCTCTTGAG CGTGTTCTTCAGGATCCAAACGTTGCCGCGTTCATGGTAGAACCAATTCAGGGTGAGGCGGGCGTCGTGGTTCCCGATCCCGGCTACGTGATGGGCGTGCGAGAGCTCTGCACCCGCCACCAG GTTCTGTTTATTGCTGATGAGATACAGACAGGATTGGCCAGAACTGGTAGGTGGCTGGCTGTCGATCATGACAATGTCAGACCTGATGTCGTCCTTCTTGGAAAGGCACTTTCCGGCGGCTTATACCCT gtgtCGGCGGTGTTGTGTGACGACGAGGTGATGCTGACCATTAAACCGGGGGAGCACGGGTCAACCTACGGTGGCAATCCACTAGGCTGCCGCGTGGCCATCGCGGCCCTGGAG gttttggaagaagaaaaccttgctgaaaatgcagaaaaaatggGTATCATCTTGAGGAATGAGCTCATGAAGCTGCCGTCTGATATTGTAACTGCTGTCAGGGGAAAAGGATTATTAAATGCTATTGTTATTCGAGAAACCAAAG ATTGTGATGCTTGGAAAGTGTGTCTGCGACTTCGAGATAATGGACTTCTGGCCAAGCCAACCCACGGCGACATCATCAGGTTTGCACCCCCGCTTGTGATCAAGGAGGATGAAATTCAGGAGTCCGTGGAAATCATTAACAAGACCATCCTGTCTTTCTGA